Proteins co-encoded in one Alkalispirillum mobile genomic window:
- the hisG gene encoding ATP phosphoribosyltransferase: protein MSDAETLTLALSKGRILDDTLPLLADCGIRLTEDPGRSRKLIFDTTMPGVRVIVVRATDVPPFVEHGGADIGVAGKDVLMEYGSTGLYEPLDLNIARCRMMVAGHPGANERPGRLRVATKFVNIARRYYAEQGRQVELIKLYGSMELAPLVGLGDVIVDLVDTGNTLRANGLEPLEHITDISSRLVVNKASMKMKHRRIKALLAQLAEAVDARRE, encoded by the coding sequence ATGTCCGACGCCGAGACCCTGACGCTGGCCCTCTCCAAGGGCCGCATCCTGGACGATACCCTGCCGCTGCTGGCCGATTGCGGCATTCGCCTCACCGAGGACCCGGGCCGCAGCCGCAAGCTGATCTTCGACACCACCATGCCCGGCGTGCGGGTCATCGTGGTGCGCGCCACCGATGTGCCCCCCTTCGTTGAGCATGGCGGTGCCGATATCGGCGTGGCCGGCAAGGACGTGCTCATGGAGTACGGCAGCACCGGCCTGTACGAGCCGCTGGACCTGAATATCGCCCGCTGCAGGATGATGGTCGCCGGCCACCCGGGCGCCAACGAGCGCCCCGGCCGGCTGCGGGTGGCTACCAAGTTCGTCAACATCGCCCGGCGCTATTACGCCGAGCAGGGGCGGCAGGTGGAGCTGATCAAGCTGTACGGGTCGATGGAGCTGGCGCCCCTGGTGGGGCTCGGGGATGTCATCGTCGACCTGGTGGACACCGGCAACACCCTGCGCGCCAACGGCCTGGAGCCGCTGGAACACATCACCGATATCAGCTCCCGGCTGGTGGTCAACAAGGCCTCCATGAAGATGAAGCACCGTCGCATCAAGGCCCTGCTGGCCCAGCTGGCGGAGGCCGTGGACGCCCGCCGCGAGTAA
- the murA gene encoding UDP-N-acetylglucosamine 1-carboxyvinyltransferase — translation MERLLIRGGRRLEGEIRISGAKNAALPIMAATLLADGPMTIGNIPHLHDITTTMELLGRMGVRLTVDERMRVEADPRSLHSCHAPYELVKTMRASILVLGPLLARYGEAQVSLPGGCAIGSRPVNLHVEGLRAMGADLTVEDGYIKARCERLKGARIVLELVTVTGTENLMMAAALAEGTTVIENAAREPEVVDLANCLNAMGANIQGAGTDTLTIEGVDRLDGIHYDVLPDRIESGTYLIAAAITGGRIKLKDTAPKLLDAVLVKLEEAGARVESGEDWISLEMDGRPRSVSARTAPYPGFPTDMQAQFCALDCIAEGTGTITETVFENRFMHCLEMQRMGADIRIEGNTAILRGVPKLKGAPVMATDLRASASLVLAGLVAEGETWVDRIYHIDRGYECIEEKLAQLGADIRRVPG, via the coding sequence ATGGAAAGACTGCTGATCCGCGGCGGGCGCCGCCTGGAGGGCGAAATCCGCATCTCCGGCGCCAAGAACGCGGCGCTGCCCATCATGGCAGCGACCTTGCTGGCCGATGGCCCGATGACCATCGGCAATATCCCGCACCTCCATGACATCACGACCACCATGGAGCTGCTGGGGCGCATGGGCGTTCGCCTGACCGTGGATGAGCGCATGCGGGTGGAGGCCGACCCGCGCAGCCTGCACAGCTGTCATGCGCCCTACGAACTGGTCAAGACCATGCGCGCCAGCATCCTCGTGCTGGGGCCGCTGCTCGCCCGCTACGGCGAGGCCCAGGTCTCGCTGCCCGGTGGCTGCGCCATCGGTTCCCGCCCGGTCAACCTGCACGTGGAGGGGCTGCGCGCCATGGGCGCCGACCTCACCGTGGAGGACGGGTACATCAAGGCGCGCTGCGAGCGGCTCAAGGGGGCGCGCATCGTGCTCGAGCTGGTCACTGTCACCGGCACCGAGAACCTGATGATGGCCGCCGCCCTGGCCGAGGGCACCACGGTGATCGAGAACGCCGCCCGTGAGCCCGAGGTGGTGGACCTGGCCAACTGCCTGAATGCCATGGGTGCGAACATCCAGGGCGCGGGCACCGACACCCTGACCATCGAGGGGGTGGACCGGCTCGATGGTATCCACTACGACGTGCTGCCCGACCGCATTGAATCCGGCACTTACCTGATCGCGGCCGCCATCACCGGCGGGCGTATCAAGCTCAAGGACACCGCACCCAAGCTGCTGGACGCGGTGCTGGTCAAGCTGGAGGAGGCCGGGGCGCGCGTCGAGAGCGGCGAGGACTGGATCAGCCTCGAGATGGACGGCCGGCCCCGGTCGGTCTCCGCGCGCACCGCCCCCTATCCCGGTTTCCCCACGGACATGCAGGCGCAGTTCTGCGCCCTGGACTGCATTGCCGAGGGCACCGGCACCATCACCGAGACGGTGTTCGAGAACCGCTTCATGCACTGCCTGGAGATGCAGCGCATGGGCGCCGACATCCGCATCGAAGGCAATACCGCTATCCTGCGCGGGGTGCCCAAGCTCAAGGGGGCCCCGGTGATGGCCACCGACCTGCGGGCCTCGGCCAGCCTCGTGCTGGCTGGCCTGGTGGCGGAGGGCGAGACCTGGGTGGACCGCATCTACCATATCGACCGCGGTTACGAGTGCATCGAGGAAAAGCTGGCGCAACTGGGCGCCGACATCCGCCGGGTGCCGGGCTGA
- a CDS encoding BolA family protein: MMEPSEVERLITDGMQVEDISVVGDGQHFEARIVSPEFDDKSPLQRQRLVNAVLKAHFDSGKLHALAMQTLTPEEAAQQDN, encoded by the coding sequence ATGATGGAACCGAGCGAAGTCGAGCGTCTGATCACCGATGGCATGCAGGTCGAGGACATCTCCGTGGTCGGCGATGGCCAGCACTTCGAGGCCCGCATCGTCAGCCCGGAGTTTGACGACAAGAGCCCGTTGCAGCGCCAGCGCCTGGTGAATGCCGTTCTCAAGGCGCATTTCGATAGCGGCAAGCTGCATGCCCTGGCCATGCAGACCCTGACCCCCGAGGAAGCCGCCCAGCAGGACAACTGA
- a CDS encoding STAS domain-containing protein has product MSEAQLKPADGAGLFCLSGDLSFDTVPGLWAQAERLFRDAERVELDLGAVGRTDSAGLALLVALARRARQRGRSIRYTHFPEQLLAMARLSGLAGLLELDVGPA; this is encoded by the coding sequence ATGAGCGAGGCACAGCTCAAGCCGGCCGACGGTGCGGGGCTGTTTTGCCTCAGCGGTGACCTGAGCTTCGACACCGTGCCCGGGCTGTGGGCTCAGGCCGAGCGCCTGTTCCGGGACGCCGAGCGGGTGGAGCTGGACCTGGGGGCGGTGGGGCGCACCGACAGCGCCGGCCTGGCCCTGCTGGTGGCCCTGGCCCGGCGGGCCCGGCAGCGGGGGCGGAGCATCCGTTACACCCATTTCCCGGAGCAACTGCTCGCCATGGCCCGGTTGAGCGGGTTGGCCGGGTTGCTGGAGCTGGATGTCGGCCCGGCCTGA
- a CDS encoding MlaC/ttg2D family ABC transporter substrate-binding protein codes for MHAFKTFLVGLILLAWSLPALADEPPGPRQVVERVTQEVLDLLDEQADELLEDRVALYEAIEPIVGPHVAVERVAEQILGPHWRRADPELQERFLVAFERSLVRTYGSTIGEYRGLDVRVLGVRRDPNRDNVAQVGMDIRTGSGSPARVLYEMERQEDGHWRLINLTAEGISLVQNYREDFRSRLRERSLEEEVERMERRNADAGLQ; via the coding sequence ATGCACGCATTCAAGACTTTCCTCGTGGGCCTGATCCTGTTGGCCTGGAGCCTGCCGGCGCTGGCGGACGAGCCGCCGGGGCCGCGCCAGGTGGTCGAGCGGGTGACCCAGGAGGTGCTGGACCTGCTGGATGAGCAGGCCGATGAGTTGCTGGAGGACCGGGTGGCGCTGTACGAGGCCATCGAGCCCATCGTCGGTCCCCACGTGGCGGTGGAGCGGGTGGCCGAGCAGATCCTCGGGCCGCACTGGCGCCGGGCCGACCCGGAGCTGCAGGAGCGCTTCCTCGTGGCCTTCGAGCGCAGCCTGGTGCGCACCTACGGCAGCACTATCGGTGAGTACCGGGGGCTGGACGTGCGGGTCCTGGGGGTGCGGCGCGATCCCAACCGGGACAATGTGGCCCAGGTGGGCATGGACATCCGCACCGGTAGTGGCTCGCCCGCCCGGGTGCTCTACGAGATGGAACGCCAGGAGGATGGCCACTGGCGGTTGATCAACCTCACGGCGGAGGGGATCAGCCTGGTGCAGAACTACCGCGAGGACTTCCGCAGCCGCCTGCGTGAGCGCAGCCTCGAAGAGGAAGTGGAGCGCATGGAGCGGCGTAACGCCGATGCGGGGCTGCAATGA
- the mlaD gene encoding outer membrane lipid asymmetry maintenance protein MlaD — translation MQTTRTMELWVGVFVALGLGAVFLLALEVSGLAEFRERPSYEVTAHFDNVGGLREKAPVNMAGVRVGQVKSIELDPQSYQARVVMAMDHRFDRIPSDSTAAIYTSGLLGEQYVSLDPGWEEEYLSAGDRITSTQSAVVLERILGQFLYNLGDDD, via the coding sequence ATGCAAACGACGCGAACCATGGAACTTTGGGTCGGGGTGTTCGTGGCCCTGGGGCTGGGCGCGGTATTCCTGTTGGCGCTGGAGGTCAGCGGCCTGGCGGAATTCCGCGAGCGGCCCAGTTACGAGGTCACGGCGCACTTCGACAACGTGGGCGGGCTGCGGGAAAAGGCGCCGGTGAACATGGCCGGGGTGCGCGTCGGCCAGGTCAAGTCCATCGAGCTGGACCCGCAGAGCTACCAGGCCCGGGTGGTGATGGCCATGGACCACCGCTTCGACCGGATACCCAGCGACTCCACCGCCGCCATCTACACCTCCGGGCTGCTCGGTGAGCAGTACGTGAGTCTCGACCCGGGCTGGGAGGAGGAGTACCTGAGCGCCGGTGACCGGATCACCAGCACCCAATCGGCGGTGGTTCTGGAACGAATCCTCGGCCAGTTCCTCTATAACCTCGGTGACGACGACTGA
- the mlaE gene encoding lipid asymmetry maintenance ABC transporter permease subunit MlaE: protein MIAEAFRTLGARTLAALSGLGRAHLLMFRLLTGLLTVVSRPTYIIQQLYAVGVLSLVIIVVSGLFVGMVLALQGYYTLVDFGAAESVGVLVALSLLRELGPVVTALLFAGRAGSSLTAEVGLMKATEQLSSMEMMAVDPELRVIAPRFLACVIAVPLLAGIFSLVGIYGGYLVSVGLIGLDGGAYWGNMQSAVSFSDDVLNGVIKSVVFGIVVGWIALYKGYEAIPTSEGVSRATTHGVVHASLAVLGLDFLLTALMFD from the coding sequence ATGATTGCAGAGGCCTTCCGCACGCTGGGTGCCCGCACCCTGGCCGCGCTGAGCGGCCTGGGAAGGGCTCATCTGCTCATGTTCCGGCTGCTGACCGGCTTGCTGACCGTGGTGTCGCGGCCGACCTACATCATCCAGCAGCTCTACGCTGTGGGGGTGCTGTCGCTAGTCATCATCGTGGTCTCCGGGCTGTTCGTGGGCATGGTGCTGGCCCTGCAGGGGTATTACACCCTGGTGGACTTCGGCGCGGCGGAATCCGTGGGTGTCCTGGTGGCCCTGTCGCTGCTGCGCGAGCTCGGGCCGGTGGTCACCGCGCTGCTGTTCGCCGGCCGTGCCGGCTCCTCGCTGACCGCCGAGGTGGGGCTCATGAAAGCCACCGAGCAGCTCTCCAGCATGGAGATGATGGCGGTGGACCCGGAGCTCCGGGTGATCGCGCCACGCTTTCTCGCCTGCGTGATCGCGGTGCCGCTGCTGGCGGGCATCTTCAGCCTGGTGGGGATCTACGGCGGCTACCTGGTGTCTGTAGGTCTGATCGGCCTGGACGGCGGGGCCTACTGGGGCAACATGCAATCGGCGGTGAGTTTCTCCGACGATGTGCTCAATGGCGTGATCAAGAGCGTGGTGTTCGGCATCGTGGTGGGCTGGATCGCCCTCTACAAGGGCTACGAGGCCATCCCCACCTCCGAGGGGGTCAGCCGGGCCACCACCCACGGCGTGGTGCACGCCTCGCTGGCGGTGCTGGGACTGGACTTCCTGCTCACCGCGCTGATGTTCGATTAA
- a CDS encoding ABC transporter ATP-binding protein → MQETSATPLLAEVRGLHFSRGGRSIFKGVDLDIRQGQVTAIMGPSGTGKTTLLKLIGGQLQPDAGRVTVEGEDVHRLRRAALYRLRRRMGMLFQSGALFTDVNVFENVAFPIREHTRLPEPLIRDLVLMKLEAVGLRGARDLMPAQLSGGMARRVAMARAIALDPHLVMYDEPFTGQDPITMGVLVDLIRRLNDALGLTSVVVSHDVAETLSIADYAYVLSGGEVVAEGAPAQLRESDNPWLRQFLDGQPDGPVPFHYPGRTLAEDLLERPGP, encoded by the coding sequence GTGCAAGAGACGAGCGCGACACCCTTACTGGCCGAGGTCCGCGGGCTGCACTTCAGCCGCGGGGGGCGGTCCATATTCAAAGGGGTGGACCTGGATATCCGCCAGGGCCAGGTGACCGCCATCATGGGGCCGAGTGGCACCGGTAAGACCACGCTGCTGAAGCTGATCGGTGGCCAGTTGCAACCGGACGCCGGCCGGGTCACGGTGGAGGGCGAGGATGTCCACCGCCTGCGGCGTGCGGCACTTTACCGGCTGCGCCGGCGCATGGGCATGCTGTTTCAGAGCGGGGCGTTGTTCACCGACGTCAACGTGTTCGAGAACGTGGCCTTCCCCATCCGCGAGCACACTCGGTTGCCCGAGCCGCTGATCCGCGACCTGGTGCTGATGAAACTGGAGGCGGTGGGCCTGCGCGGTGCGCGCGACCTCATGCCCGCGCAGCTTTCCGGCGGTATGGCCCGGCGGGTCGCCATGGCCCGCGCCATCGCCCTCGACCCCCACCTGGTCATGTACGACGAGCCCTTCACCGGCCAGGACCCGATCACCATGGGGGTGCTCGTGGACCTGATCCGGCGTCTGAACGACGCCCTGGGGCTCACCTCCGTGGTGGTCTCCCACGATGTGGCCGAGACCCTGAGCATCGCCGACTACGCCTACGTGCTCTCCGGCGGAGAGGTGGTGGCCGAGGGGGCCCCGGCGCAGTTGCGCGAGAGCGATAACCCCTGGCTGCGTCAGTTCCTGGACGGCCAGCCGGACGGGCCGGTGCCTTTCCATTACCCCGGCCGCACCCTGGCCGAAGACCTGCTGGAGCGTCCCGGACCATGA
- a CDS encoding calcium/sodium antiporter, giving the protein MLVQILILGVSFALLAWSADRFVLGASATATLLGLPPLLVGLTIVAFGTSAPEMLVSALAALAGSPGLAVGNAIGSNIANMGLILGLTALAMPLFIRGHILRREVPAMALVMLVTWLLMLDGGLDRLDGAILLTGLALLTGWLAWAIRQGNGDNGGAFPSPATAPTDATPSRLTPALLWLTVGLIVMLLSAQTAVWAATGLAARIGVAETVVGLTLVAVGTSLPELATCLAAARRGQGDIAIGNIIGSNMFNLLGVLGLAAALKPVALEPGTLSRDYATMAGITLVFFLLSHGLRQRGHVGRLAGAFLLLLWLVWLAWLGLNNLAA; this is encoded by the coding sequence ATGCTGGTACAGATCCTGATCCTGGGGGTGAGCTTCGCCCTGCTGGCCTGGAGCGCCGACCGCTTCGTGCTCGGTGCCTCGGCCACGGCCACCCTGCTCGGCCTGCCGCCCCTGCTGGTGGGGCTGACCATCGTTGCCTTCGGCACCTCGGCACCGGAAATGCTGGTCTCGGCGCTGGCGGCACTGGCCGGCAGCCCCGGCCTGGCGGTGGGCAACGCCATCGGCTCGAACATCGCCAACATGGGCCTGATCCTGGGACTGACGGCGCTGGCCATGCCGCTGTTCATCCGCGGACACATCCTGCGCCGCGAGGTTCCGGCCATGGCGCTGGTCATGCTGGTCACCTGGCTACTGATGCTCGACGGCGGTCTCGACCGCCTGGACGGGGCGATACTGCTGACCGGACTGGCGCTGCTGACCGGTTGGCTCGCCTGGGCCATCCGCCAGGGTAACGGCGACAACGGCGGTGCCTTCCCCTCGCCCGCCACCGCACCAACCGACGCCACTCCCTCGCGCCTCACACCCGCCCTGCTCTGGCTGACGGTCGGCCTGATCGTGATGCTGCTCAGCGCTCAGACAGCCGTGTGGGCCGCCACCGGGCTCGCAGCCCGAATCGGGGTCGCCGAGACCGTGGTGGGGCTCACGCTGGTGGCGGTGGGGACCAGCCTGCCGGAGTTGGCCACCTGCCTGGCGGCCGCCCGCCGCGGGCAGGGTGACATTGCCATCGGCAATATCATCGGCTCCAATATGTTCAACCTGCTCGGGGTGCTGGGCCTGGCAGCGGCGCTAAAGCCGGTGGCGCTGGAACCCGGCACCCTGAGCCGCGACTATGCCACCATGGCCGGCATCACCCTGGTCTTCTTCCTGCTCAGCCACGGCCTGCGCCAGCGGGGCCACGTGGGCCGGTTGGCCGGGGCCTTTCTGCTGCTGCTGTGGCTGGTGTGGCTGGCCTGGCTGGGTCTGAACAACCTGGCCGCCTGA